From the genome of Brevibacterium sp. JSBI002, one region includes:
- a CDS encoding Y-family DNA polymerase: MSDESGRTLVLTVPDWPAVAAAVEHDIAPGRPVAVLHAGKVIAADAPARAAGITAGNNKRAVGYRCPEAHIAVWDEEADNRHFSAGVGALDNLVARFTLLSPGTLAIPLDSLRHGYADEADAVETLVSALVDDTGWEFFPGIADTVFAAVLAAGQARRVEPGQTVDFLSAQPITTLEYAGAEATALIEVFLQLGLRTLGDLARLATKDVNARFGAFGRHLHDLASGRAGAPLADHVRGEQLDVELDLDAPTTRSDTLGFLARQLGADLLAKVRRQGLVCTQITIELDAAGGQSSSRTWRIEDMQENAIADRLRWQAEGWLAGVGRGSPPGQNPRTAQPDPQELDIVDEPAPDAEDFSDDGIIALRLIAAELTTPIGATRSLFDENTGQITHTLERLQGLFGPDAVLVPGIQGGWDPAETNLWTPWQQAAVPERSPDAPWPGALHAPRPTTVEHSAVDVLAADGSPVEARPSGLGAAPATIRFPTGQTEAITDYSGSWPIESGWWDPNRAVYRTRLQVVTDAGRALLLSKERGQWYLTGRYR; encoded by the coding sequence ATGTCGGATGAGTCCGGCCGCACCCTCGTGCTCACCGTTCCCGACTGGCCGGCGGTGGCCGCCGCGGTCGAACACGACATCGCACCGGGCCGCCCTGTCGCGGTCCTCCACGCCGGCAAGGTCATCGCCGCCGATGCTCCGGCCCGCGCCGCCGGAATCACCGCCGGGAACAACAAACGCGCCGTGGGATATCGCTGTCCGGAAGCCCATATCGCGGTCTGGGACGAAGAGGCTGACAACCGTCATTTCAGTGCTGGAGTCGGTGCCCTCGACAACCTCGTCGCACGGTTCACCCTGCTCAGCCCGGGAACATTGGCGATCCCTCTCGACTCGCTCAGACACGGCTACGCCGACGAAGCCGATGCGGTCGAGACACTGGTCTCGGCGCTCGTCGATGACACCGGATGGGAGTTCTTCCCCGGGATCGCCGACACCGTCTTCGCCGCGGTCCTCGCCGCCGGACAGGCGCGCCGCGTCGAACCCGGACAGACCGTGGACTTCCTCTCCGCCCAGCCGATCACCACCCTGGAATACGCCGGCGCCGAGGCGACCGCGCTGATCGAGGTCTTCCTGCAGCTGGGGCTGCGCACCCTCGGTGACCTCGCCCGCCTCGCGACCAAAGATGTGAACGCACGCTTCGGCGCCTTCGGTCGGCATCTGCACGACCTGGCCTCCGGGCGGGCAGGAGCCCCGCTCGCCGATCATGTCCGCGGCGAACAGCTCGACGTCGAACTCGACCTCGATGCCCCGACGACCCGCAGCGATACCCTCGGCTTCCTCGCCCGCCAGCTCGGTGCCGACCTGCTGGCCAAGGTGCGCAGACAGGGGCTGGTCTGCACCCAGATCACGATCGAACTCGATGCCGCGGGCGGCCAGTCCTCGTCCCGGACCTGGCGGATCGAGGACATGCAGGAGAATGCGATCGCCGACCGCCTGCGGTGGCAGGCCGAAGGCTGGCTGGCGGGAGTGGGCCGGGGTTCGCCTCCGGGACAGAACCCCCGCACGGCGCAGCCTGACCCGCAGGAACTCGACATCGTCGACGAGCCGGCACCCGACGCCGAGGACTTCTCCGACGACGGCATCATCGCGCTGCGCCTCATCGCGGCCGAACTGACCACCCCGATCGGTGCCACACGCAGCCTGTTCGACGAGAACACCGGGCAGATCACCCATACGCTCGAGCGTCTGCAGGGACTGTTCGGTCCCGATGCCGTCCTGGTTCCGGGCATCCAAGGCGGGTGGGACCCGGCAGAGACGAACCTGTGGACCCCGTGGCAGCAGGCGGCCGTCCCCGAACGCAGCCCTGACGCTCCCTGGCCCGGTGCTCTGCACGCACCCCGTCCGACGACCGTCGAACACTCCGCCGTCGACGTGCTCGCCGCGGACGGCTCACCGGTGGAAGCACGCCCCTCGGGGCTGGGCGCGGCCCCGGCGACGATCAGATTCCCCACCGGGCAGACCGAGGCCATCACCGACTACTCCGGTTCCTGGCCCATCGAATCCGGGTGGTGGGACCCGAACCGAGCCGTCTACCGCACCCGGCTGCAGGTGGTCACCGATGCCGGCCGTGCCCTTCTGCTGAGCAAAGAGCGCGGTCAGTGGTACCTCACCGGCCGTTACCGCTGA
- a CDS encoding DNA recombination/repair protein RecA: MSAAPVIEQLSRETGISTAAALFDKIPPHPVDPVLSPLFRRGGLPRGELVTVTGELSLSCGLATIAAATREQKWCAGIGLGEPSVSSIADLGVDLDHFVNLATPGEDWLRVASILIESFDIILVDPGFAPSASERSRLLAKIRERRMSLISLRPLSGSTEQIEITDTRWSGAEHGHGRLQSCLVRARSQTGTHRFLLPGPSGTPASVPAGTLEVVADGGASKAPTTDLGTDPATDTDDDPRWSTITQLRQVISHVG, encoded by the coding sequence ATGTCAGCAGCACCGGTCATCGAACAGCTCAGTCGGGAGACGGGGATCTCCACCGCTGCGGCACTGTTCGACAAGATCCCACCCCATCCGGTGGATCCTGTGCTCTCTCCGCTGTTCCGTCGCGGCGGGCTGCCGCGTGGGGAACTCGTCACCGTCACCGGTGAGCTGTCGCTGAGCTGCGGCCTGGCGACGATCGCTGCGGCGACCCGGGAACAGAAGTGGTGTGCCGGCATCGGGCTCGGCGAACCGTCCGTGTCCTCGATCGCCGACCTCGGTGTCGATCTCGACCATTTCGTCAACCTCGCGACCCCTGGTGAGGACTGGCTGCGAGTGGCGTCGATCCTCATCGAATCCTTCGACATCATCCTCGTCGACCCCGGCTTCGCCCCGAGCGCGTCGGAACGGTCCCGACTCCTGGCGAAGATCCGTGAACGACGAATGAGCCTCATCAGCCTCCGACCTCTTTCCGGCAGCACGGAGCAGATCGAGATCACCGACACTCGCTGGTCGGGTGCCGAACACGGTCACGGCCGTCTGCAGTCCTGCCTCGTCCGTGCTCGTTCACAGACGGGAACCCACCGGTTCCTGCTGCCGGGACCGTCAGGAACTCCCGCCAGCGTCCCCGCGGGGACGCTGGAAGTGGTGGCAGACGGCGGAGCGTCCAAGGCCCCGACAACGGATCTGGGCACAGATCCGGCCACGGACACGGACGACGATCCTCGGTGGTCGACGATCACACAGCTGCGGCAGGTGATCAGCCATGTCGGATGA
- a CDS encoding class I SAM-dependent methyltransferase — MTDEARIREAATRDSYDAIARTYTDWVADELTAKPHDRAVLGAFSELVLGTGSAEVLDMGCGPGRITTFLAALGLEPRGLDLSPAMIELAQSLYPMHQFDVGSMTALPYADESFSGLVAWYSTIHVPDDELVLAFAEAARVLRPGGWFQLAFQLGDRVDHFSDLAGFGVDLNFHRRSIDDVLTALEPHGFIPATRIEREPDRTGRFPEATRQGYLLVRKASL; from the coding sequence ATGACTGACGAAGCCCGCATCCGCGAAGCGGCCACGCGTGACTCCTATGATGCGATCGCCCGGACCTACACGGACTGGGTCGCCGATGAGCTCACCGCCAAACCGCATGACCGCGCCGTTCTCGGGGCCTTCTCCGAGCTCGTCCTCGGCACGGGCTCAGCGGAGGTCCTCGACATGGGCTGCGGGCCCGGTCGCATCACGACGTTCCTCGCCGCACTCGGACTCGAACCGCGCGGACTCGACCTCTCCCCTGCCATGATCGAACTCGCTCAGAGCCTCTATCCGATGCATCAGTTCGACGTCGGGTCGATGACCGCCCTGCCCTATGCCGATGAGTCCTTCTCCGGTCTCGTCGCCTGGTACTCGACGATCCACGTCCCGGACGATGAGCTTGTCCTCGCCTTCGCCGAGGCGGCCCGTGTCCTTCGTCCGGGCGGCTGGTTCCAGCTGGCGTTCCAGCTCGGGGACCGGGTCGATCATTTCTCCGATCTCGCCGGCTTCGGCGTCGATCTCAACTTCCACCGCCGCTCGATCGACGACGTGCTCACCGCGCTCGAACCGCACGGCTTCATTCCTGCCACCCGCATCGAACGCGAACCCGACCGGACCGGTCGTTTCCCGGAAGCGACCAGGCAGGGGTACCTCCTCGTTCGTAAGGCCAGTCTCTGA
- a CDS encoding tRNA (cytidine(34)-2'-O)-methyltransferase: protein MNIDIVFHTPEIPGNTGNAIRLAAVTGAHLHLVEPLGFDLSDAKLRRAGLDYHDLAHVTVHPSIDELWGRLGERRVIAFSTHTDNSFAEVDYQDGDVLLFGRESTGLPDEVVNDEHVDMTVRIPMLPARRSLNLANSASIAIYEAWRQHGYAGA, encoded by the coding sequence ATGAACATCGACATCGTCTTCCACACTCCCGAGATCCCCGGCAACACCGGAAACGCCATCCGGCTCGCCGCGGTCACCGGAGCCCATCTGCATCTCGTCGAGCCCCTCGGCTTCGACCTCTCCGACGCGAAGCTGCGCCGAGCCGGTCTCGACTATCACGACCTCGCCCATGTCACCGTCCATCCTTCGATCGACGAACTCTGGGGCCGCCTCGGTGAACGTCGGGTGATCGCGTTCAGCACGCATACGGACAATTCCTTCGCCGAGGTGGACTACCAAGACGGTGATGTCCTCCTCTTCGGGCGCGAGTCGACGGGACTGCCCGACGAAGTCGTCAACGACGAGCATGTGGATATGACAGTGCGGATCCCGATGCTGCCGGCACGCCGTTCGCTCAACCTGGCGAATTCGGCATCCATCGCCATCTACGAAGCCTGGCGTCAGCACGGCTACGCGGGCGCCTGA
- a CDS encoding PfkB family carbohydrate kinase, with protein sequence MTAKVLTVAGSDVSGGAGLEADLKMFDEYGAFGTAVVTCIVTFDPNDGFAHVLEFIEPEVVTRQLESTLAVHEFTAIKSGMLGSVDSALVLAEELKTNDLPYVFDPVLVCKGAGTMVDLKDLFVENLVPLATVVTPNLEEAATLAGVDSIDSVEGMIEAAKIIHGQGAKNVVVKGGARLTGDDAIDILFDGETVTTLRSRKVNNKLVNGAGCSFASSIAAGIATGLDIKDAVVSAKEKVAHGIANCLDNATGVASLYHPASRVSPSPEVSVTVD encoded by the coding sequence ATGACCGCAAAGGTGCTCACTGTCGCCGGATCCGATGTCTCCGGAGGAGCCGGACTCGAAGCCGATCTGAAGATGTTCGACGAATACGGGGCCTTCGGCACTGCCGTCGTCACCTGCATCGTCACTTTCGATCCCAATGACGGGTTCGCCCACGTCCTCGAGTTCATCGAGCCCGAGGTCGTCACCCGTCAGCTCGAATCGACGCTGGCCGTGCACGAGTTCACCGCCATCAAGTCCGGAATGCTCGGCTCCGTCGACTCGGCGCTGGTCCTCGCAGAAGAGCTGAAGACCAATGATCTGCCGTACGTCTTCGATCCTGTACTCGTGTGCAAGGGCGCAGGCACCATGGTCGATCTCAAGGATCTCTTCGTCGAGAACCTCGTGCCTCTGGCCACCGTCGTCACCCCGAACCTCGAAGAGGCCGCGACCCTCGCCGGGGTCGATTCCATCGACTCCGTCGAGGGCATGATCGAGGCCGCGAAGATCATCCACGGCCAGGGCGCGAAGAACGTCGTCGTCAAGGGCGGAGCACGGCTGACCGGGGACGATGCCATCGACATCCTCTTCGACGGAGAGACCGTGACGACTCTGCGCTCGCGCAAAGTCAACAACAAGCTCGTCAACGGTGCAGGATGCTCCTTCGCCTCCTCGATCGCGGCAGGAATCGCCACCGGTCTCGACATCAAGGACGCCGTCGTCTCCGCGAAGGAGAAGGTCGCTCACGGAATCGCGAACTGCCTCGACAACGCCACCGGCGTCGCCTCGCTCTACCATCCGGCGTCACGAGTGAGCCCCTCGCCCGAGGTCTCAGTCACCGTCGACTGA
- a CDS encoding type B 50S ribosomal protein L31 codes for MKKDIHPEYAPIVFNDLASGTKFLTRSTAKSEKTIEWEDGNTYPVIDVEISSASHPFYTGKQRILDSAGRVEKFKDRYKGFGKR; via the coding sequence ATGAAGAAGGACATCCACCCGGAATACGCGCCGATCGTGTTCAACGATCTGGCTTCCGGCACCAAGTTCCTCACCCGCTCCACCGCTAAGAGCGAGAAGACCATCGAGTGGGAAGACGGCAACACCTACCCCGTGATCGACGTCGAGATCTCGTCCGCTTCGCACCCGTTCTACACGGGCAAGCAGCGCATCCTCGACTCCGCCGGCCGCGTGGAGAAGTTCAAGGACCGCTACAAGGGCTTCGGCAAGCGCTGA
- a CDS encoding YbaK/EbsC family protein — MTTKERLSTQFTLQPAATAPELMAESTAAALSTVSGDVDVFDIDPQIADTAALLDATDLPPATSANCVLVAGSRGGEERIAACMVLANTRADVNKRVKKLLDVRKASFLPLERAVNESGMEYGGIGPIGLPENYRVLIDSRVAEADELIIGSGIRGSKLLLAGSTLASLPGSEVIEELANEID, encoded by the coding sequence ATGACCACGAAGGAACGCCTCTCCACTCAGTTCACCCTCCAACCCGCCGCCACCGCTCCCGAACTCATGGCCGAATCGACTGCCGCCGCCTTGTCCACGGTCTCCGGCGATGTCGACGTCTTCGACATCGATCCGCAGATCGCCGATACCGCTGCTCTCCTCGATGCCACGGATCTGCCTCCGGCCACCTCGGCGAACTGCGTTCTCGTCGCCGGGTCGCGGGGTGGTGAGGAGCGGATCGCCGCCTGCATGGTGCTTGCGAACACCCGCGCCGATGTCAACAAGCGGGTCAAGAAGCTCCTCGATGTCCGCAAGGCCTCGTTCCTGCCGCTCGAACGCGCCGTGAACGAATCCGGAATGGAGTACGGCGGCATCGGACCGATCGGCCTGCCGGAGAATTATCGGGTGCTCATCGACTCCCGCGTCGCCGAGGCCGACGAACTCATCATCGGTTCCGGTATCCGCGGCTCCAAGCTGCTGCTCGCCGGATCCACTCTCGCGTCCCTGCCCGGCTCCGAAGTGATCGAGGAGCTCGCGAACGAGATCGACTGA
- a CDS encoding phosphatase: MDRSTLAHALEAGRITGEVATPRENNLSHIHRFLDQERQFDFGVELTRDWDYDSVFALMVARCGLRPDPDFVEGVDTISTEACIDALEKLAEAVGEVARAGGQILFATGHPAGLLPVHMAIAAAAKDAGAVIDTRDHFIPVPEIGGDVRQISNVWTWHLHGGSPHTHLAEPMRALLDDIAARGGSAPDLVVADHGWAGAASSRGLRTIGYADCNDPALFVAEAQGQIEATIPLDDDVVPNLYAPLIDFVIDCSGLN, encoded by the coding sequence GTGGACCGCAGCACCCTAGCCCATGCCCTTGAAGCCGGACGGATCACCGGGGAGGTCGCCACTCCAAGAGAGAACAATCTCTCTCATATCCACCGGTTCCTCGACCAGGAACGGCAGTTCGACTTCGGTGTCGAGCTCACCCGTGACTGGGACTATGACTCAGTGTTCGCGCTCATGGTTGCGCGCTGCGGCCTGCGGCCCGATCCCGACTTCGTCGAAGGCGTGGACACGATCTCCACCGAGGCCTGCATCGACGCTCTGGAGAAGCTCGCCGAGGCGGTCGGCGAGGTCGCGCGCGCCGGCGGACAGATCCTCTTCGCCACCGGCCACCCCGCAGGGCTTCTGCCTGTGCATATGGCAATTGCCGCCGCGGCGAAAGACGCCGGCGCCGTCATCGACACCCGTGATCATTTCATCCCGGTTCCGGAGATCGGCGGGGACGTGCGACAGATCAGCAACGTGTGGACCTGGCACCTGCACGGCGGCAGTCCGCACACGCACCTGGCCGAACCCATGCGTGCGCTGCTTGATGATATCGCCGCCCGCGGCGGATCTGCCCCCGACCTCGTCGTCGCCGACCACGGGTGGGCCGGTGCCGCCTCGAGCAGAGGGCTGCGAACGATCGGTTATGCCGACTGCAATGATCCGGCACTCTTCGTTGCCGAGGCGCAAGGGCAGATCGAAGCGACAATCCCGCTGGACGACGATGTCGTGCCGAACCTCTACGCCCCGCTCATCGACTTCGTCATCGACTGTTCCGGACTGAACTGA
- a CDS encoding TrmH family RNA methyltransferase translates to MNTPAKAPLTRQQVIDRSAELGIAVERLRFFDEADLTAGSQGDDSSDALHGRLEGMRDYTQLTDVALRSVREPAEGLFIAESSKIIRRAHAAGLSPRSFLTSPKWLFDLADIISESDVPIFIGTDAAVESLTGFHLHRGALAAMGRPAPAPVASLIADARRLVVIEDIVDHTNVGAIFRSAAAFGADAVLVTPRCADPLYRRSIRVSMGTVFQVPWTRIESWPGGVAELQEAGFHLAALALDDESVSLRQFAAAAPERTAVVFGTEGDGLKRSTIAACDSTVMIPMSGGVDSLNVAAASAVTCFALQEE, encoded by the coding sequence GTGAACACTCCGGCCAAGGCACCCCTGACCCGTCAGCAGGTCATCGATCGATCCGCTGAACTCGGGATCGCCGTCGAGCGTCTGCGCTTCTTCGACGAGGCGGACCTGACTGCTGGGAGCCAGGGCGATGATTCCAGCGATGCCCTGCACGGGCGTCTCGAGGGCATGCGCGACTACACGCAGCTGACCGATGTCGCCCTGCGCAGTGTCCGCGAACCCGCCGAGGGGCTGTTCATCGCCGAATCCTCGAAGATCATCCGCCGCGCTCATGCAGCCGGCCTCTCACCCCGATCGTTCCTCACCAGCCCGAAATGGCTGTTCGACCTGGCCGACATCATCTCCGAGAGCGATGTGCCGATATTCATCGGCACGGATGCCGCCGTGGAGTCCCTGACCGGATTCCACCTCCACCGAGGAGCTCTGGCCGCCATGGGTCGCCCCGCTCCGGCTCCGGTCGCCTCCTTGATCGCCGATGCCAGGCGACTCGTCGTCATCGAAGACATCGTCGACCACACGAACGTCGGCGCCATCTTCCGCTCTGCGGCCGCATTCGGCGCCGACGCCGTGCTCGTGACCCCACGCTGTGCCGATCCGCTCTATCGCCGGTCGATCCGCGTGTCGATGGGCACGGTCTTCCAGGTGCCCTGGACTCGCATCGAATCCTGGCCAGGCGGGGTCGCAGAGCTCCAGGAAGCCGGTTTCCATCTCGCGGCACTGGCACTCGATGATGAATCGGTGAGCCTGCGCCAGTTCGCCGCCGCCGCACCGGAACGTACTGCCGTCGTCTTCGGCACCGAAGGCGACGGTCTGAAGAGATCGACGATCGCCGCCTGTGACTCGACCGTGATGATCCCCATGAGCGGGGGAGTGGACTCCCTCAACGTCGCGGCCGCCTCGGCGGTGACCTGCTTCGCACTGCAGGAAGAGTGA
- a CDS encoding sulfite exporter TauE/SafE family protein: MEFLANLSLEPWQIGLVIVAGIAAGGINAVVGSGTLITFPALVAFGVPPVVSTMSNAVGLIPGNIASSFGYREELRGQWKRILGYVPASLLGSLTGAYLLLHLPEDAFETIVPVLLVVALIMVVGQPYLSRYLKNRSLRRAEAAGVEHRVAEAGDRLSTGRYIAVLIVVFLTAIYGGYFAAAQGIILIALLGLLLPDDLQRLNGLKNVLVLVVNTVSASTYIIVGHDRINWIAVVCIAIGSLIGGYFGARIGRKFSPVLLRAVIVALGLVAIWRILTL; this comes from the coding sequence ATGGAGTTCCTGGCGAACCTGAGCCTCGAACCGTGGCAGATCGGCCTCGTCATCGTCGCCGGAATCGCGGCAGGAGGCATCAACGCCGTCGTCGGCTCCGGAACGCTCATCACCTTCCCGGCGCTCGTCGCCTTCGGAGTGCCGCCGGTGGTGTCGACGATGAGCAACGCGGTCGGTCTCATCCCCGGCAATATCGCCTCCTCGTTCGGATACCGCGAAGAGCTGCGAGGGCAGTGGAAACGGATTCTCGGATACGTTCCCGCCTCTCTGCTCGGGTCGCTGACCGGTGCGTATCTGCTGCTGCACCTGCCCGAGGACGCTTTCGAGACGATCGTGCCGGTCCTCCTCGTCGTGGCCTTGATCATGGTGGTCGGCCAGCCGTACCTCTCCCGCTACCTGAAGAACCGGTCCCTGCGCCGGGCCGAGGCTGCCGGCGTCGAGCATCGGGTCGCCGAGGCGGGGGATCGCCTGTCCACGGGCCGGTACATCGCCGTGCTCATCGTCGTCTTCCTCACCGCGATCTACGGCGGCTACTTCGCCGCAGCCCAGGGCATCATCCTCATCGCTCTGCTCGGTCTGCTGCTGCCAGATGATCTGCAGCGACTCAACGGGCTGAAGAACGTCCTCGTCCTCGTCGTCAATACGGTCTCGGCGAGCACGTACATCATCGTCGGTCACGACCGGATCAACTGGATCGCCGTAGTCTGCATCGCCATCGGCTCACTCATCGGCGGGTACTTCGGTGCCCGTATCGGGCGGAAGTTCTCGCCCGTGCTGCTGCGCGCCGTCATCGTGGCGCTCGGGCTCGTCGCGATCTGGAGGATCCTCACGCTGTGA
- a CDS encoding ABC transporter ATP-binding protein encodes MSEVLNLDSVSVRRGTNFLLDDFSLTVAEGEHWAVLGPNGAGKTTLLEIAAGRMHPTTGTVNILEEQLGRVDVFELRPRIGYASTILANRIPSSEAVLDTVLTAAYGVTGRWVEEYEQDDIERARDLLAAFHITHLADRTFGTLSEGERKRVQIARALMTDPELLLLDEPASGLDFGGREELLGALSEILSSKWAPATIMVTHHVEEIPEGITHVLLLSEGTDLAAGPIEETLTAENLAATFGIDVKLTRDGQRYHARSAL; translated from the coding sequence ATGAGTGAAGTCCTGAATCTGGATTCTGTGTCCGTGCGCCGGGGGACGAATTTCCTCCTCGACGATTTCTCGCTGACCGTCGCCGAAGGCGAGCACTGGGCAGTGCTCGGACCCAATGGTGCGGGCAAGACGACCCTGCTCGAAATCGCGGCCGGTCGCATGCATCCGACGACGGGCACGGTCAACATCCTCGAGGAGCAGCTCGGGCGCGTCGATGTGTTCGAGCTGCGCCCGCGCATCGGGTATGCCTCGACGATTCTTGCCAACCGCATTCCGAGTTCCGAAGCGGTCCTCGATACCGTCCTCACCGCCGCCTACGGCGTCACCGGACGCTGGGTGGAGGAGTACGAACAGGACGATATCGAGCGTGCCCGCGATCTGCTGGCCGCGTTCCACATCACTCACTTGGCCGATCGCACCTTCGGCACACTGTCCGAGGGCGAGCGCAAGCGTGTGCAGATCGCTCGTGCGCTCATGACGGACCCGGAGCTGCTGCTGCTCGACGAGCCGGCGTCCGGACTCGACTTCGGCGGGCGTGAGGAGCTGCTCGGCGCACTCTCGGAGATCCTCTCGTCGAAGTGGGCGCCGGCCACGATCATGGTCACCCACCATGTCGAGGAGATCCCGGAGGGCATCACGCATGTGCTGCTGCTGTCCGAGGGCACCGATCTGGCCGCCGGTCCGATCGAGGAGACCCTGACGGCGGAGAACCTTGCGGCCACCTTCGGCATCGACGTCAAGCTCACCCGGGACGGTCAGCGCTACCACGCACGTTCCGCCCTCTGA
- the serB gene encoding phosphoserine phosphatase SerB, translating to MNETPQATASQIPVQLLVMDVDSTFINEEVIDLIAAHAGVGDKVADITERAMAGELDFAQSLAERVALLSGLPETVLDEVREQITLTEGAADLVAAVHSSGGQVALVSGGFTAIITPVAAQLGITDVFANGLDIHDGLLTGRTNGRVIDPSAKAEIFEDLLAAGGYDRAASVAIGDGANDIGMVEAAGLGIAFCAKPALVAAADASVETRDLRAVIDLVAARADV from the coding sequence GTGAATGAGACGCCTCAGGCCACCGCCTCCCAGATCCCCGTCCAACTGCTCGTCATGGACGTCGACTCGACGTTCATCAACGAAGAGGTAATCGACCTCATCGCCGCCCATGCCGGGGTCGGAGACAAGGTCGCCGACATCACCGAACGCGCCATGGCCGGTGAGCTCGACTTCGCCCAATCCCTCGCCGAACGGGTCGCCCTGCTGAGCGGGCTGCCGGAGACCGTGCTCGATGAGGTGCGAGAGCAGATCACCCTCACCGAAGGAGCCGCCGACCTGGTCGCGGCAGTGCACTCATCGGGCGGCCAGGTGGCTCTGGTGTCGGGCGGCTTCACCGCCATCATCACTCCCGTCGCCGCACAGCTGGGCATCACCGACGTCTTCGCCAACGGACTCGACATCCATGACGGGCTGCTGACCGGGCGGACGAACGGCCGTGTCATCGACCCGAGCGCCAAGGCCGAGATCTTCGAGGATCTGCTCGCTGCCGGCGGATACGATCGTGCCGCCTCGGTGGCGATCGGTGACGGCGCCAATGACATCGGCATGGTCGAAGCCGCCGGTCTCGGAATCGCCTTCTGTGCGAAACCGGCCCTCGTCGCCGCAGCGGACGCGTCCGTGGAGACACGCGACCTGCGAGCCGTCATCGACCTGGTCGCTGCGCGTGCAGACGTGTGA
- a CDS encoding SixA phosphatase family protein, with product MPVLILARHAKAEAHGPTDFERSLDAKGLAQAVEAGAEIAERWSPDVAIASAARRTVQTGQAVVEAVNRAQGGTLDEPGDLTLREDPSLYSGSVDDWLDAINSIPPDAQCAYIVGHQPTVAEVVGHLNPEGGVPDTFRPSSIAVFDLESWDVEPGHYPAPQIRVFHGV from the coding sequence ATGCCTGTGCTCATCCTCGCCCGCCACGCCAAGGCGGAAGCGCACGGTCCGACCGACTTCGAACGGTCCCTGGATGCGAAGGGTCTGGCTCAAGCGGTCGAGGCCGGAGCCGAGATCGCCGAGCGCTGGTCACCCGATGTGGCCATCGCCTCGGCGGCCAGGCGCACCGTGCAGACCGGACAGGCTGTCGTCGAAGCCGTCAACCGCGCTCAGGGAGGAACTCTCGACGAACCGGGCGACCTGACCCTGCGCGAGGATCCCTCGCTGTATTCCGGGTCCGTCGACGACTGGCTGGATGCGATCAACTCGATCCCCCCGGATGCGCAGTGCGCGTATATCGTGGGCCATCAGCCGACCGTCGCCGAGGTGGTCGGCCACCTCAATCCGGAAGGCGGGGTTCCCGATACCTTCCGTCCCTCGTCGATCGCGGTCTTCGACCTCGAGAGCTGGGACGTGGAGCCGGGACACTACCCGGCCCCGCAGATCCGGGTCTTCCACGGAGTCTGA
- the fabI gene encoding enoyl-ACP reductase FabI has protein sequence MGILDGKRILVTGVLTEASIAFAAARIAQEQGAEVILSSFGRQMKITQVIAERLPETPQVIELDATNEEDLAALPERLGGNIDGIVHAIAFAPKDALGGVFLDTPWDSVSAAIHVSAYSLKAIAVAAKPVLNKGAGIVGLTFDATISWPVYDWMGVAKAAFESTARYLAKYVGEDGVRVNLVSAGPLKTTAATSIPGFGTLEDMWGDRAPLGWDQKDTTPAGKAIVALLSDWFPATTGEMIHVDGGFHSTGA, from the coding sequence ATGGGAATTCTTGACGGAAAGCGCATTCTCGTCACCGGCGTGCTCACCGAGGCGTCGATCGCCTTCGCCGCTGCCCGCATCGCACAGGAGCAGGGAGCCGAGGTCATCCTCTCGAGCTTCGGCCGCCAAATGAAGATCACTCAGGTGATCGCCGAACGCCTGCCCGAGACCCCGCAGGTCATCGAACTCGATGCCACGAACGAAGAGGATCTCGCGGCCCTGCCCGAGCGCCTCGGCGGCAACATCGACGGAATCGTCCACGCCATCGCCTTCGCTCCGAAGGACGCCCTCGGCGGAGTCTTCCTCGACACCCCGTGGGACTCCGTGTCCGCGGCCATCCACGTCTCGGCCTACTCGCTCAAGGCCATCGCCGTGGCCGCGAAGCCCGTGCTCAACAAGGGCGCCGGAATCGTCGGACTGACCTTCGACGCGACCATCTCCTGGCCGGTCTACGACTGGATGGGTGTGGCCAAGGCCGCCTTCGAATCGACCGCCCGCTACCTCGCCAAGTACGTCGGTGAAGACGGCGTGCGCGTCAACCTCGTCTCGGCCGGACCGCTGAAGACCACCGCCGCAACCTCGATCCCCGGCTTCGGAACGCTCGAAGACATGTGGGGCGACCGCGCACCCCTGGGCTGGGACCAGAAGGACACCACTCCTGCCGGCAAGGCCATCGTCGCCCTGCTCTCCGACTGGTTCCCCGCCACTACCGGCGAGATGATCCACGTCGACGGCGGATTCCACTCCACCGGCGCCTGA